The proteins below are encoded in one region of Hordeum vulgare subsp. vulgare chromosome 3H, MorexV3_pseudomolecules_assembly, whole genome shotgun sequence:
- the LOC123441087 gene encoding F-box/FBD/LRR-repeat protein At1g13570-like isoform X2: MDSEAMSTCEKARVEPTSVVSADRLSSLPTEIKGKILSRLKVEEAVRTSILSTTWRDAWANMPGIYLHEGNFARTKFIMLVDMVLALYKGTIEQFGILSGKRSYHDEFARWMLMLSRRSPRSVIIELNSGPRFSSTDRDIQNLLSFCPELTNLRSSSFEGINCLNIQAPKLESLHVDGDFEEINLDASNLHEAILSTPKAKSYQSVSVAHDKEGYVKLPLGSLSEIKTLAIFGFMKYLSKGCILMKPPAVFTRLENFYLAICFWDQRQVLTACSLLQNAPNLKKLHIRSDPLSTRDQDQVSIQGLTLELQMDHLITASMIFFKGLDYEVDFLAKLLSCTPALEEVKIEWMGEMDRSMVLTKLLALPRVSPRAKIIVT, translated from the exons ATGGATTCTGAAGCAATGAGTACCTGTGAAAAGGCCAGGGTGGAACCTACATCTGTTGTGAGTGCAGACAGACTGAGCAGTCTACCTACAGAGATAAAGGGCAAGATCCTCTCCCGTTTGAAGGTCGAAGAAGCGGTTAGGACCAGCATCTTATCAACTACTTGGAGGGATGCATGGGCTAATATGCCAGGAATATATCTGCACGAAGGAAATTTTGCACGAACCAAGTTCATTATGTTGGTCGATATGGTGCTAGCACTCTACAAGGGAACCATAGAACAGTTTGGTATATTATCAGGTAAAAGAAGTTACCATGATGAATTCGCTAGGTGGATGCTCATGCTGTCAAGGAGATCCCCAAGATCAGTTATAATCGAGTTGAACTCAGGGCCAAG GTTCTCCTCCACAGACAGGGATATCCAAAATCTGCTCTCCTTTTGCCCTGAACTGACTAATTTGAGATCAAGTTCTTTTGAGGGCATCAACTGTCTAAATATTCAAGCTCCTAAACTTGAATCTCTTCATGTTGATGGGGACTTCGAAGAAATTAATTTGGATGCCTCTAATCTGCACGAGGCCATTCTCTCTACTCCCAAAGCTAAATCATATCAATCGGTTTCAGTTGCGCATGACAAGGAAGGCTATGTCAAACTGCCATTGGGAAGCCTAAGTGAGATAAAAACACTTGCAATTTTTGGTTTCATGAAG TATCTATCAAAGGGGTGCATACTTATGAAGCCCCCTGCCGTGTTTACCCGTCTGGAGAATTTTTATCTTGCGATATGCTTTTGGGACCAGAGGCAGGTCTTGACAGCATGTTCATTGTTACAGAATGCCCCTAACTTGAAGAAGCTTCACATTCGG AGTGACCCTTTAAGCACGCGGGATCAGGATCAGGTCAGCATTCAAGGGCTTACCCTGGAATTGCAAATGGACCATCTCATAACGGCCAGTATGATTTTTTTCAAGGGTTTGGACTACGAAGTCGATTTCTTGGCAAAGCTGTTGAGCTGCACACCTGCTTTAGAAGAAGTGAAAATAGAGTGGATGGGCGAAATGGACCGCAGCATGGTTCTTACCAAGCTATTAGCTCTTCCAAGGGTGTCTCCCAGGGCCAAGATCATTGTTACATGA
- the LOC123441087 gene encoding F-box/FBD/LRR-repeat protein At1g13570-like isoform X1, which yields MDSEAMSTCEKARVEPTSVVSADRLSSLPTEIKGKILSRLKVEEAVRTSILSTTWRDAWANMPGIYLHEGNFARTKFIMLVDMVLALYKGTIEQFGILSGKRSYHDEFARWMLMLSRRSPRSVIIELNSGPRYRIPSCLFSIDGLMSLRLKNCIISLPRVFQGFKRLTVLFLKRFSSTDRDIQNLLSFCPELTNLRSSSFEGINCLNIQAPKLESLHVDGDFEEINLDASNLHEAILSTPKAKSYQSVSVAHDKEGYVKLPLGSLSEIKTLAIFGFMKYLSKGCILMKPPAVFTRLENFYLAICFWDQRQVLTACSLLQNAPNLKKLHIRSDPLSTRDQDQVSIQGLTLELQMDHLITASMIFFKGLDYEVDFLAKLLSCTPALEEVKIEWMGEMDRSMVLTKLLALPRVSPRAKIIVT from the exons ATGGATTCTGAAGCAATGAGTACCTGTGAAAAGGCCAGGGTGGAACCTACATCTGTTGTGAGTGCAGACAGACTGAGCAGTCTACCTACAGAGATAAAGGGCAAGATCCTCTCCCGTTTGAAGGTCGAAGAAGCGGTTAGGACCAGCATCTTATCAACTACTTGGAGGGATGCATGGGCTAATATGCCAGGAATATATCTGCACGAAGGAAATTTTGCACGAACCAAGTTCATTATGTTGGTCGATATGGTGCTAGCACTCTACAAGGGAACCATAGAACAGTTTGGTATATTATCAGGTAAAAGAAGTTACCATGATGAATTCGCTAGGTGGATGCTCATGCTGTCAAGGAGATCCCCAAGATCAGTTATAATCGAGTTGAACTCAGGGCCAAGGTATAGGATTCCCTCATGCCTCTTTTCTATCGACGGTCTGATGTCTCTGCGCCTGAAAAACTGCATTATCAGCTTGCCCCGGGTATTCCAAGGTTTCAAGAGACTAACTGTCCTCTTCCTGAAAAGGTTCTCCTCCACAGACAGGGATATCCAAAATCTGCTCTCCTTTTGCCCTGAACTGACTAATTTGAGATCAAGTTCTTTTGAGGGCATCAACTGTCTAAATATTCAAGCTCCTAAACTTGAATCTCTTCATGTTGATGGGGACTTCGAAGAAATTAATTTGGATGCCTCTAATCTGCACGAGGCCATTCTCTCTACTCCCAAAGCTAAATCATATCAATCGGTTTCAGTTGCGCATGACAAGGAAGGCTATGTCAAACTGCCATTGGGAAGCCTAAGTGAGATAAAAACACTTGCAATTTTTGGTTTCATGAAG TATCTATCAAAGGGGTGCATACTTATGAAGCCCCCTGCCGTGTTTACCCGTCTGGAGAATTTTTATCTTGCGATATGCTTTTGGGACCAGAGGCAGGTCTTGACAGCATGTTCATTGTTACAGAATGCCCCTAACTTGAAGAAGCTTCACATTCGG AGTGACCCTTTAAGCACGCGGGATCAGGATCAGGTCAGCATTCAAGGGCTTACCCTGGAATTGCAAATGGACCATCTCATAACGGCCAGTATGATTTTTTTCAAGGGTTTGGACTACGAAGTCGATTTCTTGGCAAAGCTGTTGAGCTGCACACCTGCTTTAGAAGAAGTGAAAATAGAGTGGATGGGCGAAATGGACCGCAGCATGGTTCTTACCAAGCTATTAGCTCTTCCAAGGGTGTCTCCCAGGGCCAAGATCATTGTTACATGA